Proteins from a genomic interval of Medicago truncatula cultivar Jemalong A17 chromosome 3, MtrunA17r5.0-ANR, whole genome shotgun sequence:
- the LOC25490836 gene encoding uncharacterized protein, whose protein sequence is MATIATFFNKFYYVLILIVHLGCFMFTVAAATAGKQDNRQLLPSKKRKISPLSQPSSPSHPKFKTHKTLSSSWHFIKHLFCKNSSKTVTTTPTTQSSPQSTITNTVKASTQSLISLVQPDPSFQDPPRKKQSESDISADNNNLFFPLRNDIFPCTACGEIFQKPNLLENHQSANHAVSELIGSDPGHNIVQIIFKSGWPETNTFPNIHRIMKIHNSQKILSKFEEYRETVKIKAARGVTRRRDERCIADGNELMRFHCSTFLCELGHNGDSSICSQQFCNICGIIKSGFSPKLDGISTLSTSWRAHVSIPDDIEREFKFMNVKRAMLVCRVIAGRVGSDLDDEVDKTDGGFDSVMARGESGVYTRLDEEELVVFNPRAVLPCFVIVYSV, encoded by the coding sequence ATGGCTACTATTGCtactttcttcaacaaatttTACTATGTTTTGATCCTCATTGTCCACCTTGGATGCTTCATGTTCACCGTCGCCGCCGCCACCGCCGGAAAACAAGATAACCGTCAATTATTACCATCAAAGAAACGAAAAATCTCACCTTTATCACAACCCTCTTCACCTTCTCACCCTAAATTCAAAACCCATaaaactctttcttcttcttggcatttcatcaaacacctcTTCTGCAAAAATTCAAGTAAAACTGTAACCACCACTCCCACCACCCAATCATCACCTCAGTCCACCATTACAAACACCGTGAAAGCCTCCACACAATCACTTATCTCATTGGTTCAACCCGACCCGAGTTTCCAAGATCCACCACGGAAGAAACAATCCGAATCAGATATTTCCGCTGATAATAACAACCTCTTCTTCCCTCTCCGTAATGACATCTTCCCATGTACTGCGTGTGGCGAGATTTTTCAGAAACCCAACCTCCTCGAGAATCACCAATCCGCAAACCATGCAGTTTCGGAGCTTATAGGATCCGACCCGGGTCACAATATCGTGCAAATCATCTTCAAATCGGGTTGGCCAGAAACAAACACCTTCCCAAACATACACCGAATCATGAAGATCCATAACAGCCAGAAAATCCTCTCGAAATTCGAAGAATATCGCGAAACGGTGAAGATTAAAGCAGCGCGTGGTGTCACGCGCCGCCGTGACGAACGCTGTATTGCTGACGGGAATGAACTCATGCGTTTTCATTGCTCAACTTTTTTATGTGAGTTGGGACATAACGGGGATTCTTCGATTTGTTCTCAGCAATTTTGTAATATCTGTGGAATTATTAAATCAGGGTTTTCCCCAAAATTAGATGGAATTTCCACGCTGTCGACTAGCTGGAGGGCACACGTGTCAATTCCTGATGACATCGAGCGGGAGTTTAAGTTCATGAACGTCAAACGGGCAATGCTCGTTTGTCGTGTTATTGCGGGTCGGGTTGGGTCAGATTTGGACGATGAGGTGGATAAAACCGATGGAGGTTTTGATTCGGTGATGGCGCGGGGCGAGAGTGGTGTTTACACAAGACTTGATGAGGAGGAGTTGGTTGTTTTTAATCCTAGGGCTGTTCTTCCTTGCTTTGTGATTGTGTATAGTGTGTAA